In a genomic window of Leisingera caerulea DSM 24564:
- a CDS encoding glycerophosphodiester phosphodiesterase family protein gives MRPGLPAAFLSVPLAHRALHDAADGRPENSRAAIRAALAAGYGIEIDLQLSSDGCAMAFHDESLDRLAEATGPVRSRTCEELRAVPLKGGDGEGIPDLGEVLELVAGQVPLLIELKDQHGRMGVTDGVLEQAVAKALAGYGGPVALMSFNPHSVAELARLAPELPRGLTTSAYDPADWPELARAVCDDLRAIPDFERTGSSFISHEAGDLARPRVQALRNQGVPVLCWTVTSPAEAAAARAFADNVTFEQYLPPLTS, from the coding sequence ATGAGACCCGGCCTGCCTGCAGCCTTTCTGAGCGTGCCGCTGGCCCATCGGGCCTTGCATGATGCCGCCGACGGGCGCCCGGAGAACAGCCGTGCGGCAATCCGCGCGGCGCTGGCCGCGGGTTACGGGATTGAAATCGACCTGCAGCTGTCCAGCGACGGTTGCGCGATGGCTTTTCACGACGAGAGCCTGGACCGGTTGGCTGAGGCCACCGGTCCGGTCCGGTCGCGCACCTGCGAGGAGCTGCGCGCCGTTCCGCTGAAGGGCGGTGATGGCGAGGGCATTCCAGACCTCGGCGAAGTGCTGGAGCTGGTGGCCGGCCAGGTGCCGCTGCTGATTGAGCTGAAGGATCAGCACGGCCGGATGGGCGTCACTGACGGTGTGCTTGAACAGGCCGTGGCCAAGGCGCTGGCCGGCTACGGCGGCCCGGTGGCGCTGATGTCCTTCAACCCGCATTCGGTCGCGGAACTGGCCCGCCTGGCCCCGGAGCTTCCGCGCGGGCTGACCACCAGCGCCTACGATCCGGCGGACTGGCCGGAGCTGGCCAGGGCGGTGTGCGATGACCTGCGCGCGATCCCGGACTTTGAACGCACCGGATCCAGCTTTATCAGCCACGAAGCCGGCGATCTGGCCCGGCCGCGTGTGCAGGCGCTGCGCAACCAGGGGGTTCCGGTTCTGTGCTGGACCGTGACCTCGCCAGCAGAAGCGGCCGCGGCCCGCGCCTTTGCCGACAATGTGACCTTTGAACAGTACCTGCCGCCGCTAACATCTTGA
- a CDS encoding GNAT family N-acetyltransferase, with amino-acid sequence MSQAQIEIRVLSSLSQVAAAEWDACACPEVADGGRPYDPFTTHRFLSALEDSGSVGPGTGWQPQYLTAYQDGRLIACAPLYAKGHSQGEYIFDHNWAHAYEQAGGHYYPKLQIAVPFTPVTGRRFLVRPGFDGIGHSALLQGSVQLAADNNLSSLHVTFCTADEARLGEEMGLMLRTTQQFHWQNQGYSDFEGFMRALSSRKRKNIRKERMQAQCFGGEIQVFQGGSLRPEHWEAFWEFYQDTGARKWGSPYLTRQFFDIAHRTLAQDIALILAWRNGRYVAGALNFIGRDSLYGRYWGCVENHPCLHFELCYYQAIELAIALGLDRIEAGAQGEHKLARGYLPCQTYSLHWIGDPGFAGAVGRYLEAERAATEEEIEILTEYGPFRKAHVEEQE; translated from the coding sequence ATGTCCCAGGCGCAAATCGAAATCAGGGTGCTGTCGTCGCTGTCGCAGGTCGCGGCGGCGGAGTGGGATGCCTGCGCCTGTCCGGAAGTGGCGGACGGGGGCCGTCCTTACGACCCTTTTACCACCCACCGGTTCCTGAGTGCGCTGGAGGACAGCGGCTCTGTCGGGCCGGGCACCGGCTGGCAGCCGCAGTACCTGACTGCGTATCAGGACGGCCGCCTGATCGCCTGCGCGCCGCTTTATGCCAAGGGGCACAGCCAGGGCGAGTACATCTTTGACCACAACTGGGCGCATGCCTATGAGCAGGCGGGCGGGCATTATTACCCCAAGCTGCAGATTGCGGTGCCCTTCACGCCGGTGACCGGGCGGCGTTTCCTGGTGCGCCCCGGCTTTGACGGCATCGGCCATTCGGCACTGCTGCAGGGCTCCGTGCAGTTGGCGGCGGACAACAACCTGTCGTCGCTGCACGTGACCTTCTGCACTGCGGATGAGGCGCGGCTGGGCGAGGAAATGGGACTGATGCTGCGCACCACCCAGCAGTTCCATTGGCAAAACCAGGGGTACAGCGATTTTGAGGGCTTCATGCGGGCGCTGTCGTCGCGCAAGCGCAAGAACATCCGCAAGGAGCGGATGCAAGCTCAGTGCTTTGGCGGCGAAATCCAGGTCTTTCAGGGCGGCAGCCTGCGGCCCGAGCATTGGGAGGCATTCTGGGAGTTCTACCAGGATACCGGCGCGCGCAAATGGGGATCTCCCTATCTGACCCGGCAGTTCTTTGACATCGCGCACCGCACGCTGGCGCAGGACATTGCGCTGATTCTGGCGTGGCGGAATGGGCGCTATGTGGCAGGGGCGCTGAACTTCATAGGCCGGGACTCTCTGTACGGGCGCTACTGGGGCTGTGTCGAGAACCACCCGTGCCTGCATTTTGAACTGTGCTACTATCAGGCCATAGAATTGGCCATTGCCTTGGGGCTTGACCGGATCGAAGCCGGCGCGCAGGGTGAGCACAAGCTGGCGCGCGGCTATTTGCCGTGCCAGACCTATAGCTTGCACTGGATCGGCGATCCCGGGTTTGCCGGGGCCGTCGGACGCTACCTCGAGGCTGAGCGGGCCGCCACCGAGGAAGAAATCGAAATCCTGACCGAGTACGGCCCGTTCCGCAAAGCGCATGTGGAGGAGCAAGAATGA
- a CDS encoding type I secretion system permease/ATPase yields the protein MSKSVYKNGYEELRAVRRQSRDLYWFTGIFSFFVNLLMLTGPLYMMQVYDRVLGSRSEATLLALSLLVVFLYGMMGLLDYARGRIMARVGARFQAALDKRVFDAMIRRSAVAQDPAAQTGLSDLESVQRLISSPVLTAAFDLPWTPVFLAGIALFHPWLGLLALGGGAVLVIIAVFNQLFTRLPMQKANMTGHKANLMSEEIRNEAEMIQSMGMRGASFERWKQARDAALADSVTANDTGGGFTTLTKTLRLFLQSAMLGLGAYLVLQGEVTPGAMIAGSILMGRALAPIELGLGQWPLVQRALKGWHSLAELLDKVPEEDLRTALPKPKALLEVQGLAVVPPGSNAPLLRNVNFRVQPGQAIGVIGPSGSGKSTLARSLTGVWRPAAGSVRLDGASLDQYAPDVLGGHIGYLPQRVQVFDGTIAQNIARLDQRPDAEKVVEAARKAAAHEMILKLPEGYDTRVNASGGRLSGGQMQRVGLARALFDDPVIVILDEPNSNLDNEGSIALNQAIKQIKAEGRSVLIMAHRPAAIQECDMLLVIDKGTQTAFGPKDKVLQEMVANHQNIRQATSAGGVR from the coding sequence ATGAGTAAAAGTGTTTATAAGAATGGCTATGAGGAACTGCGTGCCGTGCGGCGGCAGAGCCGGGACCTCTACTGGTTCACTGGCATTTTCAGTTTCTTCGTGAACCTGCTGATGCTCACCGGGCCCCTGTATATGATGCAGGTCTATGACCGGGTGCTGGGCAGCCGCTCGGAGGCGACACTGCTGGCGCTGTCGCTGCTGGTGGTCTTCCTCTACGGCATGATGGGGCTATTGGACTATGCCCGCGGCCGGATCATGGCGCGGGTGGGCGCGCGGTTCCAGGCGGCGCTGGACAAACGGGTGTTCGACGCGATGATCCGCCGCTCGGCAGTGGCGCAGGACCCGGCCGCGCAAACCGGCCTCAGCGATCTGGAATCGGTGCAGCGGCTGATCTCCTCGCCGGTGCTGACGGCTGCATTCGACCTTCCGTGGACGCCGGTTTTCCTGGCGGGCATTGCCCTGTTCCATCCCTGGCTGGGCCTCTTGGCGCTGGGGGGCGGGGCGGTGCTGGTGATCATTGCCGTCTTCAACCAGCTGTTCACCCGGCTGCCGATGCAGAAGGCGAACATGACCGGCCACAAGGCCAACCTGATGTCCGAGGAAATCCGCAACGAGGCGGAGATGATCCAGTCGATGGGCATGCGCGGGGCCTCCTTCGAGCGCTGGAAACAGGCCCGCGACGCGGCGCTGGCGGACAGCGTCACGGCCAATGACACCGGCGGCGGCTTCACCACGCTGACAAAGACGCTGCGGCTGTTCCTGCAGTCGGCCATGCTGGGGCTGGGCGCCTATCTGGTGCTGCAGGGCGAGGTGACGCCGGGGGCGATGATTGCGGGCTCCATCCTGATGGGCCGCGCCCTGGCGCCGATTGAGCTGGGACTGGGGCAATGGCCGCTGGTGCAGCGGGCGCTTAAGGGCTGGCACAGCCTGGCGGAGCTGCTGGACAAGGTGCCGGAAGAGGATCTGCGCACCGCGCTGCCCAAGCCCAAGGCGCTGCTGGAGGTGCAGGGGCTGGCGGTGGTGCCGCCGGGTAGCAATGCGCCGCTGCTGCGCAATGTGAATTTCCGGGTGCAACCAGGCCAGGCGATCGGCGTGATCGGCCCCTCCGGATCCGGCAAGTCGACGTTGGCGCGGTCGCTCACCGGCGTCTGGCGGCCTGCTGCCGGCTCGGTGCGGCTCGATGGCGCGTCGCTGGACCAATACGCGCCGGACGTGCTGGGCGGGCATATCGGCTATCTGCCGCAGCGGGTGCAGGTCTTTGACGGCACCATCGCCCAGAACATTGCCCGCCTGGACCAGCGCCCGGATGCCGAAAAGGTGGTGGAAGCTGCCCGCAAGGCCGCTGCGCATGAAATGATCCTGAAGCTTCCCGAAGGCTACGACACGCGGGTGAACGCCTCCGGCGGACGGCTGTCGGGCGGTCAGATGCAGCGGGTCGGCCTGGCCCGGGCGCTGTTCGACGATCCGGTGATCGTGATCCTCGACGAGCCGAACTCCAACCTCGACAACGAAGGCTCGATCGCGCTCAACCAGGCGATCAAGCAGATCAAGGCGGAGGGCCGCTCGGTGCTGATCATGGCGCACCGCCCGGCTGCGATCCAGGAGTGTGATATGCTGCTGGTGATCGACAAAGGGACTCAGACCGCCTTCGGGCCCAAGGACAAGGTGCTGCAGGAAATGGTCGCCAACCATCAGAACATCCGCCAGGCCACCAGCGCGGGAGGCGTGCGATGA
- a CDS encoding RidA family protein — translation MSIEAKLKELGVTLPDAPAPAANYVPYVVAGDMVYISGQIPSDENGLITGTLGKDMDVEAGQAAAKRCAIALLAQLKAACGGDLDRLVRVVKLGAFVSSTADFTQQPQVVNGASDFLVEALGEIGRHARSAVSSPSLPLGVAVEIDGVFQIK, via the coding sequence ATGAGCATCGAAGCGAAACTGAAAGAGCTGGGGGTGACCCTGCCTGACGCGCCGGCACCGGCCGCCAACTATGTGCCGTATGTGGTCGCGGGCGATATGGTCTATATCTCCGGCCAGATCCCGTCCGATGAAAACGGGCTGATCACCGGCACCCTGGGCAAAGACATGGATGTCGAGGCCGGGCAGGCCGCGGCCAAGCGCTGCGCTATTGCGCTGCTGGCGCAGCTGAAGGCAGCTTGCGGCGGCGATCTGGACCGGCTGGTCCGTGTCGTCAAACTGGGGGCCTTTGTCAGTTCGACCGCGGACTTTACCCAGCAGCCGCAGGTGGTGAACGGCGCCTCCGACTTCCTGGTCGAAGCGCTGGGTGAGATTGGCCGCCACGCGCGCTCTGCCGTCAGCTCGCCCTCGCTGCCGCTGGGCGTTGCGGTCGAAATCGACGGCGTCTTCCAGATCAAATGA
- a CDS encoding MlaC/ttg2D family ABC transporter substrate-binding protein has translation MDRRNFMIGAGAVLATAPQALWALNESSASTLINSLVTDINRVIASGKGESAMYRDFERIFQRYSDTSYIAAYALGADGRRASSAQKRAFSKAFQGYISRKYGKRFREFIGGKLEVRGVKKVKKWYEVSTIAYLRGQSPFEVTFLVSDRSGRDLFFNMFIEGVNLLLTERTEIGAILDSKRGDIDALIAELKRLS, from the coding sequence ATGGACCGCCGCAATTTCATGATAGGTGCCGGCGCCGTGCTGGCCACGGCGCCGCAAGCCCTGTGGGCGCTGAACGAAAGCAGCGCCAGCACGCTGATCAACAGCTTGGTCACCGACATCAACCGGGTGATCGCCTCCGGCAAGGGCGAGAGCGCGATGTACCGCGACTTTGAGCGGATTTTTCAGCGCTACAGCGACACTTCCTATATCGCCGCCTACGCTCTGGGCGCGGACGGGCGCCGGGCGTCCTCCGCCCAGAAACGGGCGTTCTCCAAGGCCTTCCAGGGCTACATCTCGCGCAAATACGGCAAGCGCTTCCGCGAATTCATCGGCGGCAAGCTGGAGGTGCGGGGCGTCAAGAAGGTGAAGAAATGGTATGAGGTGAGCACCATCGCCTACCTCAGGGGTCAGTCGCCGTTTGAGGTGACCTTCCTGGTGTCGGACCGCTCCGGCCGGGATCTGTTCTTCAACATGTTCATCGAGGGTGTGAACCTGCTGCTGACCGAACGCACCGAGATCGGCGCAATCCTCGACAGCAAGCGGGGCGACATCGACGCCCTGATTGCAGAGCTGAAACGGCTGAGCTGA
- a CDS encoding MlaA family lipoprotein, translating into MLRPHKFLFALIFAAFAAGCATQDPVARASGEVFDPYEKTNRTVHAFNRGVDRLAFRPASKSYVAIVPAPMVTSFSHFAENLSMPGQMVNALLQGDLKLAGNAFSRFVINSTVGFAGLADPASEFNVPPVDTDFGETLHVWGVGEGAYVELPFFGPSTSRDAAGIAVDFFTNPLGYVEQNTADNISIYAEIVRRMGDRGNYSDTIDSILYESADSYAQSRLIYLQNRRFELGEGEEIQEIDPFELNTEGF; encoded by the coding sequence ATGTTGCGACCGCATAAATTTCTGTTTGCGCTGATTTTTGCCGCCTTCGCTGCAGGCTGCGCCACCCAGGATCCAGTCGCCCGGGCCTCCGGGGAAGTGTTCGACCCTTACGAGAAGACCAACCGCACCGTTCACGCGTTCAACCGCGGCGTCGACCGTCTGGCGTTCCGGCCCGCCTCCAAAAGCTATGTGGCGATCGTGCCCGCGCCGATGGTGACCAGCTTCTCGCATTTCGCCGAGAACCTGTCGATGCCGGGGCAGATGGTCAACGCGCTGCTGCAGGGCGATCTGAAGCTGGCGGGCAATGCGTTCTCGCGCTTCGTGATCAACTCGACGGTGGGCTTTGCGGGCCTGGCCGATCCGGCCAGCGAGTTCAATGTGCCGCCGGTCGATACCGATTTCGGCGAGACGCTGCACGTTTGGGGCGTTGGTGAGGGCGCCTATGTCGAACTGCCGTTCTTTGGCCCCTCCACCTCCCGCGATGCGGCGGGGATTGCGGTGGATTTCTTCACCAACCCGCTGGGGTATGTCGAGCAGAATACTGCCGACAATATCAGCATTTATGCGGAGATCGTGCGCCGCATGGGTGATCGTGGCAACTATTCCGACACGATCGATTCGATTCTCTACGAGAGCGCCGACAGCTATGCGCAATCGCGCCTGATCTATCTGCAGAACCGCCGGTTCGAGCTGGGCGAAGGCGAAGAGATACAGGAAATCGACCCGTTCGAACTGAACACCGAAGGATTCTGA
- a CDS encoding HlyD family type I secretion periplasmic adaptor subunit, whose amino-acid sequence MSGDGTWSARRPLIIGLIALVVLVGGFGSWSVLSSISGAVVASGRIEVDRNRQVVQHLDGGIVAEILVDEGDTVQEGDTLIRLDANELTSQLVITEGQLFELMARRGRLEAERDEAEEITFDPELLKAVETQPDVKDLVEGQQRLFQARRATTAREIEQLEKRRVQIEEQIRGIQAQQQSMKVQLELIDEELSNQQSLLDRGLAQAATVLNLRRTLANLEGQLGELVASEAQAEGRITEIDIEILKLATGQREEAITRLRDLRSQEVELAETRRSLRQRLERLDITAPVSGIVYGLQVQTPRSVIRPADPVLYLVPQDRPLVIAAQVAPTDIDQLHTGQEVTLRFSALDQRSTPELFGHVTQVSADAFEDQGSGASYYRAEIELNPGERGRLPAGTVLIPGMPVESYIRTADRSPLAYLIKPLSDYFVKAFRES is encoded by the coding sequence ATGAGCGGCGATGGCACCTGGTCCGCGCGGCGGCCGCTGATTATCGGACTGATCGCGCTTGTGGTGCTGGTGGGGGGCTTTGGCTCCTGGTCGGTGCTGTCGTCGATTTCCGGTGCGGTGGTTGCCTCCGGCCGGATCGAGGTCGACCGCAACCGCCAGGTTGTGCAGCATCTGGACGGCGGCATCGTCGCGGAAATCCTGGTGGATGAAGGCGACACCGTGCAGGAGGGCGACACCCTGATCCGGCTGGACGCCAATGAGCTGACCTCGCAGCTGGTGATCACCGAAGGCCAGCTGTTTGAGCTGATGGCGCGCCGCGGCCGGCTGGAGGCGGAGCGGGACGAGGCTGAAGAAATCACTTTCGATCCTGAACTGCTGAAAGCGGTTGAAACCCAGCCGGATGTTAAGGATCTGGTGGAGGGCCAGCAGCGCCTGTTCCAGGCTCGCAGGGCCACCACGGCCCGCGAGATCGAGCAGCTGGAGAAGCGCCGGGTCCAGATCGAAGAGCAGATACGCGGCATCCAGGCGCAGCAGCAGTCCATGAAGGTTCAGCTGGAACTGATCGACGAGGAACTGAGCAACCAGCAGTCGCTGCTGGACCGCGGCCTTGCACAGGCTGCGACGGTGCTGAACCTGCGCCGCACCCTGGCCAATCTGGAGGGCCAGCTGGGCGAGCTGGTGGCCTCGGAGGCGCAGGCTGAGGGGCGGATCACCGAAATCGACATTGAGATCCTGAAACTGGCCACAGGACAGCGCGAAGAGGCGATCACCCGGCTGCGGGACCTGCGCTCGCAGGAGGTTGAGCTGGCCGAAACCCGCCGGTCGCTGCGGCAGCGGCTGGAGCGGCTGGATATCACCGCGCCAGTGTCGGGGATCGTCTACGGGCTGCAGGTTCAGACGCCGCGCTCGGTGATACGGCCGGCCGATCCGGTGCTGTACCTGGTGCCGCAGGACCGGCCGCTGGTGATTGCGGCGCAGGTGGCGCCGACCGATATCGACCAGCTGCATACAGGCCAGGAAGTGACCCTGCGCTTTTCCGCCCTGGATCAGCGCAGCACGCCAGAACTGTTCGGCCATGTCACCCAGGTCTCGGCGGATGCGTTTGAGGATCAGGGCAGCGGGGCGTCTTATTACCGCGCCGAGATTGAGCTCAATCCCGGTGAGCGCGGCCGCTTGCCTGCCGGCACGGTGCTGATCCCGGGGATGCCGGTGGAAAGCTACATCCGCACCGCCGACCGCTCGCCGCTGGCCTATCTGATCAAGCCGCTGTCCGATTACTTCGTCAAAGCCTTCCGCGAAAGCTGA